In Persicimonas caeni, a single window of DNA contains:
- a CDS encoding serine/threonine protein kinase: MSELALRPGTVVGGKYEVVDKLGAGGMGVVVEARHTHLDRRVAVKFLHAHSTDDAEFRARFDREAKVMSRLDHPNAVTVFDYGEHDGALYIVMEYLVGHPLESEVGDGPIDKRRALEIGLQICDVLTVTHEMGLVHRDIKPENIFITETDAGPHATLVDFGLAFIAKDEDLSRMTQEGRLTGTPQFLSPEQARSLPDIGPKSDIYSMGCVLYELLCGESVVEPAKLIEMLNAHVYIPATSMRIKAPDADIPAALDNFVLSMLAKEPASRPSAFEASTFLRKLLASEEMRGRGRPARLLQPRNRRAVTTAGAAKASVKPASGFDEKNPGVLGLIGEASTQLTVAAQAAGWYVRDWQSGGDFDVVVALSPEVVTRDLPEDYPTLVVVGAPSIGHAVDLLAMGVEDVAVDAAPDEILRKVQRIYDSRKRRGRS; encoded by the coding sequence ATGAGCGAGCTCGCACTCAGACCGGGCACCGTCGTCGGCGGCAAGTACGAGGTCGTCGACAAACTCGGCGCCGGCGGCATGGGCGTCGTCGTCGAGGCGCGCCACACCCACCTCGACCGGCGCGTGGCCGTCAAATTCCTGCACGCCCACTCGACCGACGACGCCGAATTCCGCGCGCGTTTCGACCGCGAGGCCAAGGTAATGTCGCGCCTCGACCACCCCAACGCGGTCACCGTCTTCGACTACGGCGAGCACGACGGCGCGCTCTACATCGTCATGGAGTACCTGGTCGGCCACCCGCTCGAAAGTGAGGTCGGCGACGGCCCCATCGACAAGCGCCGCGCCCTCGAGATCGGCCTGCAGATCTGCGACGTGCTCACCGTCACCCACGAGATGGGGCTCGTCCACCGCGACATCAAGCCCGAGAATATCTTCATCACCGAGACCGACGCCGGCCCCCACGCCACGCTCGTCGACTTCGGGCTCGCCTTCATCGCCAAGGATGAGGACCTGAGCCGGATGACCCAGGAGGGCCGCCTGACGGGCACGCCGCAGTTTCTGTCGCCCGAGCAGGCCCGAAGCCTGCCCGACATCGGCCCCAAGAGCGACATCTACTCGATGGGCTGCGTGCTCTACGAATTGCTCTGCGGCGAATCGGTCGTCGAGCCGGCCAAGCTCATCGAGATGCTCAACGCCCACGTCTACATCCCGGCGACGAGCATGCGCATCAAGGCCCCCGACGCCGATATCCCCGCCGCGCTCGACAACTTCGTCCTGTCGATGCTCGCCAAAGAGCCGGCGAGCCGCCCGAGCGCTTTCGAGGCGAGCACGTTTTTGCGAAAGCTCCTCGCCAGCGAGGAGATGCGCGGGCGGGGACGGCCGGCGAGGCTGCTGCAGCCCAGAAACCGCCGCGCGGTGACCACCGCCGGCGCGGCCAAGGCGTCGGTGAAGCCCGCGAGCGGCTTCGACGAGAAGAACCCGGGCGTGCTCGGCCTCATCGGCGAGGCCTCGACTCAGCTGACCGTCGCCGCGCAGGCCGCCGGCTGGTATGTGCGCGACTGGCAATCCGGCGGCGACTTCGACGTCGTCGTCGCGCTCTCGCCGGAGGTGGTCACCCGCGACCTCCCCGAAGACTACCCCACGCTGGTCGTCGTCGGCGCCCCGTCCATCGGACACGCGGTCGACCTGCTCGCCATGGGCGTCGAAGACGTCGCCGTCGACGCCGCCCCCGACGAAATCCTGCGCAAGGTCCAACGGATCTACGACTCTCGAAAGCGACGAGGTCGCTCATGA
- a CDS encoding response regulator transcription factor, translated as MTIWVIDDDITLRKMVRQILTQEGFEVRAYDGPEGVVEALGDEEPELLLLDVRMPGKKGTDLCREIRAQSKVPIIFVSSAGDPIDRVVGLELGADDYITKPFHPKELVARVNAVLRRAVLDDDEGDDELLVVGDLSLDPTAIKVKYADSELPLTKTEFRLLQTLMEQPQKVFSRKELMAGAYEGTRVSKKTIDSHIRRLRTSFDACKIDPIRTVRGVGYALDYEMLTAETESV; from the coding sequence ATGACGATTTGGGTCATTGATGACGACATCACGCTCAGGAAGATGGTGCGCCAGATCCTGACGCAGGAGGGATTCGAGGTTCGCGCCTACGACGGGCCGGAAGGTGTCGTCGAGGCGTTGGGCGATGAGGAGCCGGAGCTGCTCTTGCTCGACGTGCGCATGCCGGGGAAGAAGGGCACCGACCTGTGTCGCGAGATTCGCGCGCAGTCGAAGGTGCCGATCATCTTCGTGTCATCGGCGGGCGATCCCATCGACCGGGTGGTGGGCTTGGAGCTGGGGGCGGACGACTACATCACCAAGCCGTTCCATCCCAAAGAACTCGTCGCGCGCGTCAACGCCGTTTTGCGCCGGGCGGTGTTGGACGACGACGAGGGAGACGACGAACTCCTCGTCGTCGGAGACCTCTCGCTCGACCCCACCGCGATCAAGGTGAAGTACGCCGACAGCGAGTTGCCGCTGACGAAGACGGAGTTTCGCCTGCTGCAGACGCTGATGGAGCAGCCCCAGAAGGTGTTTAGTAGAAAGGAGCTCATGGCGGGCGCCTACGAGGGCACCCGCGTGAGCAAAAAGACGATCGACAGCCATATTCGGCGGCTACGCACGAGCTTTGATGCCTGCAAAATCGACCCGATTCGCACCGTGCGCGGGGTGGGCTATGCGCTCGACTACGAGATGTTGACCGCGGAGACCGAAAGCGTTTAG
- a CDS encoding OmpA family protein yields the protein MNTTLHHLRRTTLLASLLVALLWPMTSNAQTPASETFEPQAVGATSIWSVATSRVAPHLLPSVELVAHYADDPIELQRRSDSTPITQLVDEQYKLDVGLGVGFFDRVEVGLVLPVVLYQSGNAAAGLPAPNTIDLAEARGQVRFHLLDEQGLGLGAQLTGYLPTSDDAPYQSNGSAGALGSLIADYRSDGAYPWRVAANVGWALQSQTSNALLSTDDRLDVRLGAEATVVPDTVTLLLSGFGRWEALADPTRSVSAGYLGGARVRWGATGLSSTFGAGGSLSGGYGSPDVRVVASVGYAPSNGGSLGLSASSSADGCAGLPEDFDGFQDDDGCADPDNDADGVPDTRDNCPNVPEDVDGFEDADGCPDSDNDADGIADFNDACPDTPGTEKTSGCPFVDEDGDGIDASVDRCPNEAEDADGFEDNDGCPDADNDRDGIADADDACPDVPESVNGVDDTDGCPDEGDSAVRLSGDRIEILERVHFDTARATIKSRSHSVLEQVASVMKANADIRLLRVQGHTDSRGDEQDNLELSQQRAVSVKEFLIEQGVDAERLSARGYGESHPIADNDTADGRADNRRVEFHIIERVRADEGERGDP from the coding sequence ATGAACACAACACTCCACCATTTACGACGTACGACTCTGCTCGCCTCGCTGCTCGTCGCGCTGCTGTGGCCGATGACCTCGAACGCGCAGACGCCCGCCTCGGAGACCTTCGAGCCGCAGGCCGTCGGCGCGACGTCGATCTGGTCGGTGGCCACGAGCCGGGTCGCCCCGCACCTGTTGCCGAGCGTCGAGCTCGTCGCCCACTACGCCGACGACCCCATCGAGCTGCAGCGACGCTCCGATTCGACGCCGATTACCCAACTGGTCGACGAGCAATACAAGCTCGACGTCGGCTTGGGCGTGGGCTTCTTCGACCGCGTCGAAGTCGGCCTCGTCCTGCCCGTCGTGCTCTACCAGTCGGGCAACGCGGCCGCGGGCCTGCCCGCCCCCAACACGATCGACCTGGCCGAAGCGCGCGGGCAAGTGCGCTTCCACCTCCTCGACGAACAGGGGCTCGGCCTGGGCGCGCAGCTCACAGGCTACCTGCCCACCTCCGACGACGCCCCCTACCAATCGAACGGCTCGGCCGGCGCGCTCGGCTCGCTCATCGCCGACTACCGAAGCGACGGCGCCTATCCCTGGCGCGTGGCCGCGAACGTCGGCTGGGCGCTTCAATCGCAGACGAGTAACGCCCTGCTCTCCACCGACGACCGCCTCGACGTGCGCCTGGGCGCCGAGGCGACCGTCGTCCCCGACACCGTCACGCTGCTGCTCTCGGGCTTCGGCCGTTGGGAAGCCCTCGCCGACCCCACCCGCTCGGTCAGCGCCGGCTACCTCGGCGGTGCGCGCGTTCGTTGGGGCGCGACCGGCCTTTCGAGCACCTTCGGCGCCGGCGGCTCCCTGTCGGGCGGCTACGGCTCGCCCGACGTGCGCGTGGTCGCCTCGGTGGGCTACGCACCGTCGAACGGAGGCAGCCTGGGCCTGAGCGCCTCGTCGAGCGCAGACGGCTGCGCCGGCCTCCCCGAGGATTTCGACGGCTTTCAAGACGACGACGGCTGCGCCGACCCCGACAACGACGCCGACGGCGTCCCGGACACCCGAGACAACTGCCCCAACGTCCCCGAGGACGTCGACGGCTTCGAAGACGCCGACGGCTGCCCCGACTCGGACAACGACGCCGACGGCATCGCCGACTTCAACGACGCCTGCCCCGACACGCCCGGCACCGAAAAGACCTCCGGCTGCCCCTTCGTCGACGAGGACGGTGACGGCATCGACGCCTCCGTCGACCGCTGCCCCAACGAGGCCGAAGACGCCGACGGCTTCGAGGACAACGACGGCTGCCCCGACGCGGACAACGACCGCGACGGCATCGCCGACGCCGACGACGCCTGCCCCGACGTGCCCGAGTCGGTCAACGGCGTCGACGACACCGACGGCTGCCCCGACGAGGGCGACAGCGCCGTGCGCCTGAGCGGCGACCGCATCGAAATCCTCGAGCGCGTCCACTTCGACACCGCCCGCGCCACGATAAAAAGTCGCAGCCACTCGGTGCTCGAGCAGGTCGCCTCGGTCATGAAGGCCAACGCCGACATCCGCCTGCTCCGCGTGCAGGGCCACACCGACTCGCGCGGCGACGAGCAGGACAACCTCGAGTTGTCCCAGCAGCGCGCCGTGTCGGTCAAAGAATTCCTCATCGAGCAAGGCGTCGACGCCGAGCGTCTGTCCGCGCGTGGCTACGGCGAGAGCCACCCCATCGCCGACAACGACACCGCCGACGGCCGCGCCGACAACCGGCGCGTGGAGTTCCATATCATCGAACGCGTCCGTGCAGACGAGGGCGAGCGGGGTGACCCATGA
- a CDS encoding ATP-binding protein: MSSPIVLILISALAGAALTAVLMRYLRRPSDEPPETQPPKEPAADSEAKPAPEPEPDASRTSLLLATMSHEIRTPLNGVLGMLQLLENTRLDREQRRIVQMIVDSGQVLSQVVDDYLAFYRLEAGQSITASPGPCELEEVVLQTMMLYGSMAHDKGLEFVLTREPGVPHVVKTDALRLRQILANLILNAIKYTERGEVSVSIEQGDLDNRGDKRVELAVSDTGPGMSDEAVAALFEPYFRDDTTSQREKGAGLGLTIARHLTEVLGGELDVSSEVGVGTTFTLRFDFEVLVDDAPTPDLPWQRALVVGGSPSASMALADILEEFGLEVRLLDDAADFRGPPAELAFVFGGAARKSVARLGAECIDVVSLADPAAHRQDVGAHVLIKPFSRGTVQHTLSELAAGATRSSTVDRWRNSMAETYPLSILVAEDDVVSAQVIEGMLASLGYAPTVVESGPAAVDALRGGAFDVVMLDLNMPGFGGLEVIERVRADAVWWVAMSASVQPELRRRCRDAGFRDFLTKPLTVGTLQSALVRAAKRDSGYVEARASSGAMKQMRELFAQSPAAYEDLLRSHIAQTDLLCTDLEAGLAPGGDLQTARRAAHTLQAAASSFGCEKVATHARTLDAEWDALNTDRRRELAHRLLAAWREDERAKVVAELDGVAGGA, translated from the coding sequence GTGTCATCTCCGATCGTTCTCATCCTGATATCGGCTCTCGCAGGCGCGGCTCTCACGGCCGTGCTCATGCGCTACCTGCGCCGTCCATCCGACGAGCCCCCCGAAACGCAGCCGCCCAAAGAACCCGCCGCCGACTCCGAAGCGAAGCCCGCACCCGAGCCGGAACCCGACGCCTCCCGCACGAGCCTGCTGCTCGCCACGATGAGCCACGAAATCCGCACCCCGCTCAACGGGGTGCTGGGCATGCTGCAACTGCTCGAGAACACCCGCCTCGACCGCGAGCAGCGCCGCATCGTGCAGATGATCGTCGACAGCGGTCAGGTGCTCTCGCAGGTCGTCGATGACTACCTGGCGTTCTACCGACTCGAGGCCGGTCAGAGCATCACCGCCTCGCCGGGGCCGTGCGAGCTCGAGGAGGTCGTGCTGCAGACGATGATGCTCTACGGCAGCATGGCCCACGACAAGGGCCTGGAGTTCGTGCTCACCCGTGAGCCCGGCGTGCCCCACGTAGTCAAGACCGACGCGCTCAGGCTGCGCCAGATCTTGGCCAACCTCATCCTCAACGCCATCAAATACACCGAGCGCGGCGAGGTGTCGGTGTCGATCGAGCAGGGTGACCTGGATAATAGGGGAGATAAGCGCGTCGAGCTGGCCGTGTCGGACACCGGCCCGGGCATGAGCGACGAGGCGGTCGCCGCGCTCTTCGAGCCGTATTTTCGCGACGACACGACCTCGCAGCGCGAAAAGGGCGCCGGCCTCGGCCTGACCATCGCCCGGCACCTGACCGAGGTGTTGGGCGGCGAGCTCGACGTGAGCTCCGAGGTGGGCGTGGGGACCACGTTCACGCTGCGCTTCGACTTCGAGGTGCTCGTCGACGACGCGCCCACGCCCGACCTGCCGTGGCAAAGGGCGCTGGTCGTGGGCGGAAGCCCCAGCGCGTCGATGGCGCTGGCCGACATCCTCGAGGAGTTCGGCCTCGAGGTGCGCCTGCTCGACGACGCCGCCGACTTTCGCGGCCCGCCGGCCGAGCTCGCGTTCGTCTTCGGCGGCGCGGCTCGCAAGAGCGTCGCTCGACTCGGCGCCGAATGCATCGACGTGGTCTCGCTGGCCGACCCCGCGGCGCACCGGCAGGACGTCGGCGCCCACGTGCTCATCAAGCCCTTCTCACGAGGCACCGTCCAACACACGCTGAGCGAGCTGGCCGCCGGGGCCACGCGCAGCTCGACGGTCGACCGCTGGCGAAACTCGATGGCCGAGACCTACCCCCTGTCGATCCTCGTCGCCGAGGACGACGTCGTCTCGGCCCAGGTCATCGAGGGCATGCTCGCCAGCTTGGGCTACGCGCCGACGGTCGTCGAGTCGGGGCCGGCGGCGGTCGACGCCCTCCGCGGGGGCGCCTTCGACGTGGTGATGCTCGACCTGAATATGCCCGGCTTCGGTGGCCTCGAGGTCATCGAGCGCGTGCGCGCCGACGCCGTCTGGTGGGTCGCCATGAGCGCCTCGGTCCAACCCGAGCTTCGCCGACGTTGCCGCGACGCGGGATTCCGCGACTTTCTGACCAAGCCGCTCACCGTCGGCACCCTGCAGAGCGCGCTCGTGCGCGCCGCCAAGCGCGACTCGGGCTACGTCGAAGCACGCGCGAGCTCGGGCGCGATGAAGCAGATGCGCGAGCTCTTCGCCCAATCCCCCGCCGCCTACGAAGACCTGCTGCGCTCCCACATCGCCCAGACGGATCTGTTGTGCACCGACCTCGAAGCCGGCCTCGCCCCGGGCGGCGACCTCCAAACCGCCCGCCGCGCCGCCCACACCCTGCAGGCCGCGGCGTCGAGTTTCGGCTGCGAGAAGGTCGCGACTCACGCACGCACCCTCGATGCCGAATGGGACGCCCTGAACACCGACCGCCGCCGCGAACTCGCCCACAGACTGCTCGCCGCGTGGCGTGAGGACGAGAGGGCGAAGGTGGTCGCCGAACTCGACGGCGTGGCGGGCGGGGCGTGA
- a CDS encoding LysM peptidoglycan-binding domain-containing protein: MKYSSLIALSALLSALLLAQANLASAQQSPRKQESFRTYTVKKGDTCTSIAREFYGDARAYNHIHQHNDLSEDGYACRPGQKLRLPILPDEAEAKLTARAGNVRAKPPTSAWDPVDVGAEFFKAWRVNTLQRSRAELGFRDNSQLQMTENTLVVIYGPSRATAKRTVARRATVEKGRLKTRLADLSGSRVEVDTPDAKATFDAGRAQVTVDDGESRIANHTGKPVTVTSAKGKGKVSVTAGHGTRVRRGKPPEKPRPLPATPTWTKNFEPQALAIAGSSATVRAEWNPVQKAKAYYVEVSRGRRQIDVLFSKRVPAKIRNLEMRGLPPGEYFVSIVAIDADEFESIPSKLRRLRIHELGAEATQILEANDGQVMLGATLRAPKGLRCATKGAEPAEVFELTTEGTHEVACSGEGVELRTELEAVRPTITTRDGLTMRQGALGAVEVAFEPSLPEGVTAQVSGEGLQAKPLQVGPGQLRVNLTAANDAQVGTREVALYYRDVLLGSFDVEVQQADTVSMQPTEKLQAEYLLTALVGYDAVGADPYWPAAFPTTGATLELGLGTAPTHHFAAEARLGLALHSGDALNTVATARAQALAGWFQTALAPHAGLGVSWQGIIDGESRFSPRASVGVMPTMGELWRLRGEVGVDATPVDGALRFLPEARVGVSLRF; the protein is encoded by the coding sequence ATGAAGTACTCGAGTTTGATCGCGCTCTCGGCGCTGCTCTCGGCGCTGCTCTTGGCCCAGGCGAACCTCGCCTCGGCCCAGCAGTCCCCTCGTAAACAGGAATCGTTCCGCACGTACACCGTCAAAAAGGGCGACACGTGCACCTCGATCGCACGCGAGTTCTACGGCGACGCCCGCGCCTACAACCACATCCACCAGCACAACGACCTGAGCGAGGACGGCTACGCGTGCCGCCCGGGCCAAAAGCTCCGCCTCCCCATCCTGCCCGACGAGGCCGAGGCCAAGCTGACCGCCCGCGCCGGCAACGTGCGCGCCAAGCCGCCGACCTCGGCGTGGGACCCGGTCGACGTGGGCGCCGAGTTCTTCAAAGCCTGGCGCGTCAACACCCTGCAACGCTCGCGCGCCGAGCTCGGCTTCCGCGACAACTCGCAACTGCAGATGACCGAGAACACCCTCGTCGTCATCTACGGCCCCAGCCGAGCGACCGCCAAGCGCACGGTCGCCCGGCGCGCCACCGTCGAAAAAGGCCGCCTCAAGACGCGGCTGGCCGACCTGTCGGGGAGCCGCGTCGAGGTCGACACCCCCGACGCCAAGGCGACCTTCGACGCCGGCCGCGCCCAGGTCACCGTCGACGACGGCGAGTCGCGCATCGCCAACCACACCGGCAAGCCGGTGACGGTCACGTCCGCCAAGGGCAAAGGCAAGGTGTCGGTCACCGCCGGCCACGGCACCCGCGTTCGCCGCGGCAAGCCGCCCGAAAAGCCGCGCCCGCTGCCGGCGACGCCCACCTGGACCAAGAACTTCGAGCCCCAGGCCCTCGCCATCGCCGGCTCGAGCGCTACGGTGCGCGCCGAGTGGAACCCAGTCCAAAAAGCCAAGGCCTACTACGTCGAGGTCTCCCGCGGCCGCCGCCAGATCGACGTCCTCTTCTCGAAGCGCGTCCCCGCCAAAATCCGCAACCTCGAGATGCGCGGCCTCCCGCCCGGCGAGTATTTCGTCTCGATCGTCGCCATCGACGCCGACGAGTTCGAGAGCATCCCCTCGAAGCTTCGACGCCTGCGCATCCACGAACTCGGCGCCGAGGCGACCCAGATTCTGGAGGCCAACGACGGCCAGGTCATGCTCGGCGCGACGCTGCGCGCCCCCAAAGGGCTGCGCTGCGCCACGAAGGGCGCCGAGCCCGCCGAGGTCTTCGAGCTGACGACCGAAGGGACGCACGAAGTCGCCTGCTCGGGCGAAGGCGTCGAGCTGAGGACCGAGCTCGAAGCCGTGCGCCCCACGATCACCACCCGCGACGGCCTCACGATGCGCCAGGGCGCACTCGGCGCGGTCGAAGTCGCCTTCGAGCCCTCCCTGCCCGAGGGCGTGACCGCCCAAGTCTCCGGCGAAGGCCTGCAGGCCAAGCCGCTGCAGGTCGGTCCAGGTCAGTTGCGCGTCAACCTGACCGCCGCCAACGACGCCCAGGTGGGCACGCGCGAAGTCGCCCTCTACTACCGCGACGTGCTGCTGGGCAGCTTCGACGTCGAGGTACAACAGGCCGACACGGTCAGCATGCAGCCCACCGAAAAGCTCCAGGCGGAGTACCTCCTCACCGCGCTGGTCGGCTATGACGCCGTCGGCGCCGACCCGTACTGGCCCGCGGCATTCCCCACGACGGGCGCAACACTCGAGTTGGGTCTGGGCACCGCCCCCACCCATCACTTCGCCGCCGAAGCCCGCCTCGGGCTCGCCCTTCACTCCGGCGACGCGCTGAACACGGTCGCCACCGCCCGCGCCCAAGCACTCGCCGGCTGGTTCCAAACCGCCCTTGCCCCGCACGCCGGCCTCGGCGTGAGCTGGCAAGGGATCATCGATGGGGAGAGTCGGTTTTCGCCGAGGGCGAGCGTGGGCGTGATGCCCACGATGGGCGAGCTGTGGCGACTGCGCGGAGAGGTGGGCGTCGACGCGACCCCGGTCGACGGGGCGTTGCGGTTCTTGCCGGAGGCCCGGGTGGGCGTGTCGTTGCGGTTTTGA
- a CDS encoding adenylate/guanylate cyclase domain-containing protein — protein MSADRPDIRFPLKLKLVVFGGLLAVLPALAVGLGLMEVNASTLETQNREMRLAVAEDIAETIEAAIADARDSLLGVQQVLTNPAIPQDNRVEVATALVEADPLIETVAIYDQQGDYIAQIDQTGDGFTLEPLAKQVAQRAGSEPMLVDNLQVGDDGEATVEMVIAIRPKPSEITGFLRTVVPLDVAQKRTERVGTHQLSARSRIDVVDSERRVILSTAPDLRGQTLPAVGLMESLDTIVAQGVAHSGDHPERPVLVSALPLQTVPWVTRVEVPMDEAYASLIRMRWIVGLGTTGAAAIAFILALVFAGRLTRPLDAVVAFTKRLGERAFDARVDVDTRDEIALVAATLNDAAADLKASEEQIAREIEIRADLGRYLPEDLVDNVVRREQAMALGGERRKITVLFADVVRFTPLCEHHEPEVVVTVLNELFTLMTTVIFRTGGTVDKFIGDCVMAFWGAPREDAEQVLHALEAAEKIHRVLEFANRRWSREFGVEVKLAMGVHVGEAVVGNVGSETRMEYTAIGKAVNLAARLEALAHDNQVLVTEDVQRTAADQFVFRRASTELLTVGGEDATVYEVLL, from the coding sequence ATGAGCGCCGATCGCCCCGACATTCGCTTTCCGCTCAAGCTCAAGCTCGTCGTCTTCGGCGGCCTCTTGGCCGTGCTCCCCGCCCTCGCCGTCGGCCTGGGGCTCATGGAGGTCAACGCGAGCACCCTCGAGACGCAGAACCGCGAGATGCGCCTGGCAGTCGCCGAGGACATCGCCGAGACGATCGAGGCGGCCATCGCCGACGCGCGCGACAGCCTGCTCGGTGTCCAGCAGGTGCTCACCAACCCGGCCATCCCGCAAGACAACCGCGTCGAGGTCGCCACCGCGCTGGTCGAAGCCGACCCGCTCATCGAGACGGTCGCCATCTACGACCAACAGGGCGACTATATCGCCCAGATCGACCAGACCGGCGACGGCTTCACCCTCGAGCCGCTCGCAAAGCAGGTCGCCCAGCGCGCCGGCAGCGAGCCGATGCTCGTCGACAACCTGCAAGTCGGCGACGACGGCGAGGCGACCGTCGAGATGGTCATCGCCATTCGGCCGAAGCCCTCCGAGATCACAGGCTTCTTGCGCACCGTCGTCCCGCTCGACGTCGCCCAGAAGCGCACCGAGCGCGTCGGCACCCACCAACTCTCGGCCCGCTCGCGCATCGACGTCGTCGACTCCGAGCGCCGCGTCATCCTGTCGACCGCGCCCGACTTGCGCGGCCAGACGCTCCCGGCCGTCGGCCTCATGGAGTCGCTCGACACCATCGTCGCCCAGGGCGTCGCCCACTCCGGCGACCACCCCGAGCGCCCCGTGCTCGTCTCCGCCCTTCCGCTGCAGACCGTGCCGTGGGTCACCCGCGTCGAAGTCCCGATGGACGAGGCCTACGCCTCGCTCATCCGCATGCGCTGGATCGTCGGGCTCGGCACCACCGGCGCCGCGGCCATCGCCTTTATCCTCGCGCTGGTCTTCGCCGGCCGGCTCACCCGCCCGCTCGACGCGGTGGTCGCCTTCACCAAGCGCCTGGGCGAGCGCGCCTTCGACGCCCGCGTCGACGTCGACACCCGCGACGAGATCGCGCTCGTCGCCGCCACGCTCAACGACGCCGCCGCCGACCTCAAGGCGAGCGAGGAGCAGATCGCCCGCGAGATCGAAATCCGCGCCGACCTGGGCCGCTACCTGCCCGAAGATCTCGTCGACAACGTCGTGCGCCGCGAGCAGGCGATGGCGCTCGGCGGCGAGCGCCGCAAGATCACCGTGCTCTTCGCCGACGTCGTCCGGTTTACGCCGCTCTGTGAGCACCACGAGCCGGAGGTCGTCGTCACCGTGCTCAACGAACTCTTCACCCTGATGACCACGGTCATCTTCCGGACCGGCGGCACCGTCGACAAGTTTATCGGCGACTGCGTCATGGCCTTCTGGGGCGCTCCGCGCGAGGACGCCGAGCAGGTGCTCCACGCCCTCGAGGCCGCCGAGAAGATCCACCGCGTCCTCGAGTTCGCCAACCGGCGCTGGTCGCGCGAATTCGGCGTCGAGGTCAAGCTCGCCATGGGCGTGCACGTGGGCGAGGCGGTCGTGGGCAACGTCGGCTCCGAGACCCGCATGGAGTACACCGCCATCGGCAAGGCCGTGAACCTCGCCGCGCGCCTCGAAGCGCTCGCCCACGACAACCAGGTGCTGGTCACCGAGGACGTCCAGCGGACCGCCGCCGACCAGTTCGTCTTCCGGCGCGCCTCCACCGAGCTGCTCACCGTGGGCGGCGAGGACGCCACTGTCTACGAGGTGTTGTTATGA